GCAAATTCCAGTTTTGAAAACCTAATGTAAGATCCACAATGCTGTATTTCAATTTGGATATCTAAAAATTTTGTTCTGATTTTTTTGTTGAATCTCTTTTCCAATAGGTTGCTGTGGCACATACAATTGGGCATGTAGCAGCAACTGTGAGTATGTCAAAGGTTGCTGTGTCTTTTACTCATATTATCAAGAGTGGGGAGCCTGCTTTCAGTGTATTGGTTTCAAGGTTCTTGCTGGGTGAGAGCTTCCCAATGCCAGTTTATTTGTCCCTCATCCCCATCATTGGTGGTTGCTCACTTGCTGCTTTGACTGAGCTAAACTTCAACATGATTGGTAGCCGAAATCTTAAATCTTTAAATTCATAAACATATCTTACCCAATTTACGTTTTCTTCTTATATTTGTAGAAGATAAAAAGAGGGTGATGTGGGGGTGGTATCTACTATGACTTAGTCATGTTATTTGAACTGAATGATTCAGGTTTCATGGGTGCTATGATATCAAACTTGGCATTCGTCTTCAGAAACATTTTCTCAAAGAGGGGCATGAAGGGGAAGTCTGTCAGTGGAATGAACTACTATGCTTGTTTATCTATTTTATCTCTAGTAATTCTCACGCCCTTTGCAATTGCGGTTGAGGGGCCACAGATGTGGGCAGCGGGATGGGAAAAGGCCTTTCCTCAGCTTGGATCTCAATTGCTTtggtaaatatattatatattatgataTTTGCGGTTTGTTTGCTTCATTCCTTTTAAAGCATCTATATTACCACGGGGAAATTTAGCAGAATGTTGATGAATATTAGAACTGTGTTTATAATCGACCCCCATACGTCGTCATCTGTTTCATTTTGTGATAATACTAACATTTTACCACTTTAATATTTCCATTACACCATTTTCACTATATTTTGCTGAATGTTTGAATCTTTACTATTTAATTCATTATGGCATCGAAGCAATTGATCAATTACTCATCTAATGAGTTGGTTTGTAGAAATAATTCTTTTAGATTAcgtccacaattttattttgttggatAGTAATTGATATAGTAATGTCGTAAACTTAAAAGTTGTGTTTAAGTTGGTTGGAATTCAAATTATAGAGGCAAGTGTTTTCTATATCTTTGTTTCATTTCGAATGTTATTCGTGCTTTGTATTCTCTTTGCTACTGACACCATCTGTTACTATTGGTAATACTGTAGGTGGATGGTAGCCCAAAGTGTGTTTTATCATCTGTACAACCAAGTTTCGTACATGTCTTTGGATGAGATCTCTCCTTTGACTTTCAGTGTTGGTAACACCATGAAACGTATTTCAGTCATTGTATCCTCCATCATCATCTTCCACACACCCGTCCAGCCTGTCAATGCTCTTGGAGCTGCTATTGCAGTCTTTGGTACCTTCATATATTCTCAGGTAAGTCCTTTGTCGTcaatataaattgtctcattGTTTTCTCTCTGTTGtctcatcttattttctcaacttGCCTTTATTTGATTTGTCAAAAATGCCAGATATGGACAAAGTTTCTTTTGACTGTTTGTACTTCAATACTTTGTACAGATTTCACGAGAACCACATAATAGCATAGCTCTGGAACCTTAACATGACTTCTTTCCATAACGTTTTATTATATTTCATCTAAAAACAAAATTACGAAAATGAAATATGTTTTGGGGGACCACAGTTCACTTAAACCAAAATGTTGtgtgaaataaatatttaagctCTTCTTTCAGCTTAGATTAGATGGGGATAAGTCAAGTGGAATTAGTTTGTATTGTTTGTTACTTTGTTTTGTGGGGGTTGGTAAGGGTGTTTGGTAAGACGGGGTTGAATTTGTTTTAGGGCGGCACTTAACTACCAATTTTGCAGTTAATAATCTTTTAGATGTTAGGTGAACTAGATGAGGCCGCAATCCTTGAACTTGGAAaatccactttttttttttttcagattctTTGCATTATTTGTTCTCTTAGAAGGTAAGTAATACAATTAGGTCCCAATTAGAAAGACAAGGActgaatatattaaatatgcTTGGTTTATTCCATTAATGCCAAGGAGGCCAGGAGGGAACTGTAACTgttcatgcatatatatataaatatatatgtattcaaGAGCACTCTTGacgggttggggttggggttgTTTTATTggctgtgatttttttttttttttgaagaatatAACTTTTTCAGCGAAAAAGGAGATAAAAGAAGGTTGTGTTTGAGTTTGATGTTTTTTTTAGCTTAAAAaagatacatattttttttaagtagttaaatttaaacttaaatttctcttttgttttgatgttaatatttctaaaatttatatttatagttaaTTATAGTTTATTTTAGTAGCCAAAACCTAATGAGAactatacaaatataattaatggtttagtaaaatttttaattttagactcaaaataattataattaattatataatttaaaataaattaattttttaattaaaatatttaataaaagatTTTTTAcagttaattattataaatatttttatttttatttttatttataaataaataaataaaatcgtattaatttattaattatttttatttaattttcaaattaattacacctgttataataattaaaataagtaattgCATATTTCATATAACCATTAAAACTTTTTCtatgtttatatatttataaaaattgatTGGAGAAATATTGTTTTCTTCTTCAGGCAAAGCAGTAGAAGATTGAGACGGAGAAACaaagtatatttatattttgttcaTGTAAGATAAAAATCTTGGAAGGGAGTTTCTTCAAGAACTGGTGAAGACGCTTATAGTAATGGTAGAGTTTCTTTTCCAGATCCACAATTGGCGGATTCTCGTTCGGATGCATCGATAGTCTCGTGTTCTTGTAGATAAGCAATAATAAAGAGATTGAGAACACcatttatgctttttttttttatatatattttctttttttcttttgttatacAAGTAATTAGttagtttatttttcaaataagagAATAATCTCTCAGACATACCGTTTCtcacctttttttttcttcaaggcATTAAAGTTAGAAAGTGctaagaattttttattttgctttttttttttttttttcctacgcTATCTTTTGCACTGCAATGTTGAGGGAAAGAACCTAAACTGAAAAATTAAAGATTACACGGGAAATGTTCATTTCCATTCCAGATCCATGTGAGAATCGGGCCAAATTATGAGCTGCTGTGACCTATGGATATGAGTGAGGGAATCAGGGGGAAAAGACAACACATCAATGATACAGTCAACTACTCTACAGTTAGAGAATTTCACTGTTGGCGTTTACTTCCCGAACTAAATTGAGGCAGTCACTCTTAATATGATGGATACTAATTTGTTGATCTTTGTTCCAGCGGACTGCCTGAAGCAAAGCCCAAGCTTCCACATTCATGGGGCTCATTAAACCTGGATAGTATTTGGCCGTTCGTTCAATGACATTTCCTTGAGAGTTCCTGATCACTCCCATACCCGACTTGTTCTTTATGGCTGAAGCTGCCCCATCTACTTTCATTTTCAGTTTTCCTTGAGGTGGGAGATACCAATTCAAGTTTTGAGCATGGTACCGGTCAATTAGAGGTGTCCTGGCTAAGTATTGGGCTTCTTGGAAGTGAGTGAGTATGTAGTTTCTGGCCTTTCTTTAGCATTTATAAGAAAAGAGTTTAGACTGTTCCGAATCTTccacaaaacacataaaaaccTTAAACTCATTTTCATGCAGCTTGCTTTTAATTAGTAGTATTGTATCAAAAATATTTCTGTGTTTAGCATTAGTTAATAGAAGCTAAAGGCGTACTTGACCAAACCTTCTTGACACCCCTACACTCAAATAACTCATGTGGTAAAGTTTCTTTGCATTGATTACATCTAGAGTGAATTGCTGTGGGAACAACCTTTCGGAAATGGAGATTGACAACACTAGGAAGAGTATCATGACAAAACCTATAGATAAAGTGCTTGATTTTTCAAAGAACATGCAGACCCCAAAGAGATTTTCTCCACTTAGAGATGACAGTTGAGTTAGAGGAGGCCAATTTAGTAGGTTTGGATAGAGTTCGGTCCAAATGATATCTTGATTTAATAAAACAGTTCCCATGGGAAGTATACTGCCAGAAAAGACTATCACCTTCAGACAGGTAGGGGGAGGAAGGGAGAGGATATCAAGAATAGTGTTTGACTGAAAGAGAATTGAGAAGAGGACATTCCAATCTTTTGAAGGCAGTAAGAGCTCAGCCACTTTTGATATTAGATAGGAATGAGGCTAAGGAAGGAAATTATAGTTAGGAATCCATTTATCATCATAGATACTAATAATTTTACAATCACCAACCCTCCATCTCACCCCTTAAGTTAGTAACTCCTTACCTCCTTACATCATAGATACTGTTTGTAGCTTCTAGAAAAGAAGTACGAGGAAAGTATTTAGCCTTAAAAATTTTGGCTAAGAGAGAAGAAGGATTCGACTGGATCCTCCAAGCTCGCTTAGGAAGCATGGCCTGGTTGAAAAGAACAAGACATTTGAATTCTAATCCTCCAACAAACTTAGATCTACAGAGATCAGTCCACTTCCAATGAATCTTACCATCTCCACAATTGGAACCCCACAAAAATTTTGCCATTTCCTTCTTGACAAGCTTGCAAAAGAAAATTGGCAGCCTAAAAACAGACATAGTATAAGAGGGAATGAATTCAATGACTACTTTTAAAAGCACCTCTTTTCACCATTTGAGAAGAATTTCACTTTCCAACTATTGaggtattgttgggttttatgccctaaataaaactctgtttcaatgtaatccagattattctatatcaataaagtgacagaagtattttttcattcacttgtgtatgttttggttcacttaatcaattgcttgtctatttgatttataaattcatccaaacccctttcacatacttgaacatgtttattgtgttgtcaacacagtggaaaataaacatgactatgtgaataaagtattcctagatttatcagaacactaggtttcactgatatgacaatctacaacagagtttacttacatttggagaaatgttatgttctttccagaacataggttaaagtaaagctcaggttggatgcatggagtatgcattggaatggaccgatattgaactttgaattagattttgaaacttaccgtaaacatctattcaattcaatatcataagttgatcctagattacatgatctaaatcctgatatggttaggcttaatttcaagagtattattcgtgttctttgatttgttagttaagcctaaaactttagtctgggcaatacatacattttgggaacacggtagtgcgattgagtgggagcgctaacataaatatggaatctatagcttctatctggcgaatagtaagcaaagggtgatttccttcgagcttaaccaaacgagataaatgattgagtactcatttcacttagttgaaatatcatttatacagggttaagtgttttaaggataaaatacattgtagggtgttacggtaatttaagtccctttacagtgtagatcatccatatagaggatcattgatcacattaggattataacaatggataactaataatgtgtctatatggtggaacatatagagcattctatatactgagagtgcaattctgagttctatgtgtggattcaacgaagaattaataagtcagtgaatttaagtggtaaattctagatctgcttattggaagctcggatatatagacccatggtcccctcactagttgagatgatattacttgtaggactcatttaattgattttaattaatcaattaaaaattctcaagatggacttgtcagtttgagaatttagcacttattaagggcaaaacagtaaatagagattttgaagggcatatttattaattaggaaactttaattagtttcattattaataaaataaatgataatatattatttgataattatttttaattattaaataattagatttatcattaatatggttgaacaatggaattggcaatttttcacaaaaagggaaactatcaagtgtaggaaaaggaaagttggaaaagtggcaagccttgtttccacattgcctaggccggccacttaccttccttttccctttgattttctcacttcaaaatgtcaatcatagcccttggtggtcttctataaatagaaggcaaatgCTTCAGAGTTGCatacaactgtacaaccttttcacagcattattctgaaagaattttctctcagaaaattctctctgagccgccaccctctctctctctctctcttccttcactgtttcgaaatgtatgagtgctagagtagtgcccacacacatcaagtaatacctcaatcatagtgaggaaggctgtgtagatttcagagacaacaaagaagaactttcgggctcagatcttgtttatactttgctacagaaaggaatcaagggttagagatctgagtgggaggagacatatattccgctgcaatcactgtaagatttctgatactcttatgtgtttaatttcatatcgttttagaagttcatatttaggttgttaaatcaacgtacttgtgagtagatctaagatcctggtaaaataacttccaacaactggcaccagagccatggtaattg
This Cannabis sativa cultivar Pink pepper isolate KNU-18-1 chromosome 6, ASM2916894v1, whole genome shotgun sequence DNA region includes the following protein-coding sequences:
- the LOC133038843 gene encoding glucose-6-phosphate/phosphate translocator 1, chloroplastic-like isoform X2; this encodes MICSVKQFSPMTTAGSEIFLRPKSRSPIQQSLLLPSLLIEKPKRSSISVQKPLHVSMVGDSNGGFGFLKARRSSIQCEAYEADRSEPIETNIELPKAEGPSEAAKKLKIGIYFAMWWALNVVFNIYNKKVLNAYPYPWLTSTLSLACGSLIMLISWATRIAEAPKTDFEFWKALFPVAVAHTIGHVAATVSMSKVAVSFTHIIKSGEPAFSVLVSRFLLGESFPMPVYLSLIPIIGGCSLAALTELNFNMIGFMGAMISNLAFVFRNIFSKRGMKGKSVSGMNYYACLSILSLVILTPFAIAVEGPQMWAAGWEKAFPQLGSQLLWWMVAQSVFYHLYNQVSYMSLDEISPLTFSVGNTMKRISVIVSSIIIFHTPVQPVNALGAAIAVFGTFIYSQAKQ
- the LOC133038843 gene encoding glucose-6-phosphate/phosphate translocator 1, chloroplastic-like isoform X1, whose translation is MICSVKQFSPMTTAGSEIFLRPKSRSPIQQSLLLPSLLIEKPKRSSISVQKPLHVSMVGDSNGGFGFLKARRSSIQCEAYEADRSEPIETNIELPKAEGPSEAAKKLKIGIYFAMWWALNVVFNIYNKKVLNAYPYPWLTSTLSLACGSLIMLISWATRIAEAPKTDFEFWKALFPVAVAHTIGHVAATVSMSKVAVSFTHIIKSGEPAFSVLVSRFLLGESFPMPVYLSLIPIIGGCSLAALTELNFNMIGFMGAMISNLAFVFRNIFSKRGMKGKSVSGMNYYACLSILSLVILTPFAIAVEGPQMWAAGWEKAFPQLGSQLLWWMVAQSVFYHLYNQVSYMSLDEISPLTFSVGNTMKRISVIVSSIIIFHTPVQPVNALGAAIAVFGTFIYSQVSPLSSI